The nucleotide sequence TTCTCCGGGCTACGCAACTCCTGACACCCTACTCCCCGGCCGGAGCGGACCTCGACATCGCCGGGCTTCTGGGCGAGGTCGCCGTGGCCCTGGCGTTTTGCCAATCCGCCGCGCCCGGCGACCCGCTGCCCCCAGCCCTTGTCCCGCGCCTGCGACCGGCCGGCCAAGACCCAAGGAGCGACTGATGGCCATTCGTTACGTCCACACCAATTGCATCGCCCGCGACTGGCGCGCCCTGGCCGCCTTCTACGTGCGCCTTTTCGACTGCAAACCCGTGCCCCCCGAACGCGACCTCTCCGGCGACTGGCTCGATGCCGCGACCGGCGTCAAGGACTCCCACATCACCGGCGTCCACCTTCGCCTGCCCGGACACGGCGATACCGGCCCCACCCTGGAGATATTTGCCTACGACGCCGTCACCGACCGCCCCGACGTCGCCGCCAACACCCCCGGCTTTGCCCACATTGCCTTTCTCGTAGACGACGTGGCGGCCATGGCCGAGGAAGTGCTGGCCGCCGGCGGCTCGGCCGTGGGCGAACTGGCCAGCCGCGACGTGCCGGGCGTGGGACGCCTGGAATTTCGGTACATGCGCGACCCCGAAGGCAACATGGTTGAATTGTTGTGCTGGAAATGAGGGAGAGAAATAAGAGAAAAGACGAAAAGAGGCCTCCGGCGGCTGGGGGCCTGAGGCCCCCAGACCCCCCGAATGGAAGAAAGGGGGATGCTACAAAGCGGCGTAAAATTCGACAGGGGCGAGTTCGGTGGACTCGAACCAGCCGCGCTGGGTCAGATGGCGGCGGATGTCCTGGCACAGCTCGCACTTGTTGACGTAGCCGCCGGGGAGAGGCTGATACTCCTCCAGGGCGGCGGCGTATTCGTAAAAGCCGCTGATGCCGGACTCGGCCAGGGTGGTGAGGATGGGATAGCGCTCGGGGTCCAGGGGCGCGCCCAGATCGTCCACCCGGCAGGCCAAGCCCGAACACAGCCCGGGCACGTAGTCGCCGTAAAGGTCCATGTGGAAATGGCTGGCGTCGGCCAGCTCCCGCCGGCAGTCGGCCGAGGCCTCGGCCAGGATGGCCTCCACGGGTTTGCGCCCAAGGACCGGCGCGAAGAGATCAAATGCCCGGCCGCCCAGATGAATCCAGGTGCGACGCAGGATCTCGGCCGGATAGTTCGGCCCGAAGCGCTCGAGATAGGCGGCAAACGGATGGGTCGCCTCGGGGTCGAAGGCCTGCACGTCGGCCAGAAAATGCTCCTGCCAGGGAAACACAGCCACCCCGGCCGTCCGGGCCGCCTCAAGGACGCCCAGGGTCTTTCGCAACGGCACAAAACCGTTGTGCATGGGGCTTAGCGACACCAAAAGCGAAGACAGGCCCATGGCGCGCAACTCGGTTAACAGCTCCACGGCTTCATCGGCGTCGTCGTACCACGAGGCGCTGGTTTCCACATATTCCAGATGCATTCCGGTCTCGGCCGCCGCCGCCAGCACCCCGGCCAGCCCCAGGGGATCGGCCAGGGGTTCGCCGCCGCCCACATGCATGGACGCGCAGCCCAGGGACAGCGCCTTGGCGAAGCAGGCCGCCGCCATCTCCTGGCTCACGTAATCCGGCGACCGGCCCGGTCCGCCGCGATACAGGCAGTGCGGGCAGGCGCTTTGGCACTGGTAGGTGGCGATAAGCCCCCCCGAGCGCAGGCGGTCGACGTGAAGCGTCATGGAAAGGGCCTAGCTCCCGGCCAGTTCGGCCAGGGCGGCCAGCACCGTTTCGGCATGGCCGGCGGCCTTGGCCACCTGGCCCCAGGATTTGCGGACCACGCCCTTGGGGTCAATAAGGAAGGTGGAGCGCACCGTGCCGATGCAGGCCTTGCCGCAGACTTTCTTCTCACGCCAGGCCCCGTAGGCGGCCAGCGTCGTCGTCTCCGGGTCGGAAAGCAAGGTCACGGTCAGCTCGTGCTTGTCGATGAACTTGCGGTGGCTGGCCGGCTTGTCGCGGCTCACGCCGACCACGTCCGCGCCAAGGGCCAGAAACCGCGGCAAAAGCCCGGAAAATTCCACGGCCTCGGTGGTGCAGCCGCTGGTGGAGTCCTTGGGATAAAAATAGAGCACCAGCCACCGGCCGGTATAGTCGGCCAGGGAATGGACGCGGCCTTCGGCGTCGGGCAGGGAAAAGTCCGGGGCCGGGCTGCCCTCGGCGGGCCAGGGGGCGTCGCTCATGGCTTCTCCGTCTTGGCCGGCCCGGCGTCGCCGGCGACCAGTTTCTGGTGAATCACGCCGATCCCCTCGTCGGGGTAACGCAGGCGCAGCATGAAATAGCGGTCCACGACCTTCAGGACATAGTCCTTGGTTTCGTCGTAAGGCGGCACGCCGCCGTGCTTGGCCACCGCGCCGGGGCCGGCGTTGTAGGCGGCCAAGGCCATGACTTCGGTCTGAAACTTGTCGAGCATGGCACGAAGATATTGCGTTCCGGCGGCGATGTTGCGCTCGGGATTAAATGGTTCGGTAAGCCCGAGCAGCTTCTGGGTGTCGGGCATGATCTGCATGAGCCCCTGCGCCCCCTTGGGCGAAACGGCGCACGCGTTGAACCGCGACTCCTGCTCGATGAGCGCATAGACCAGCCGGGGGTCCAGGCCGTGCTTTTTGCTGTAGCTGTTGACCCAACCGAGCAGCTTGGCGTCGGCGATGACTTCCGGGTATTTGCAGCCAACGGTTTTCTTGTCGGAAAATTTGTGCCCGGCCTGACGCAAGGCGGCGTCGCGCCGGCCGGCGGCCACGGGATCGGGCAGGCCGATGCCGTGGATCTCGGTAGACGCGGCCATGGGCGCGGTGACGATCCGAGGCGCGGCGGCGGCCAAGGCCATGCCGCCCCAAAGGGCTCCAAGCGCCAGGGCCAGAGCAGCCCCAAAGAAAAAAGGTCTCGCTGGACGCATCCTCTGCTCCCTACCCCGGAAGCCGGGGTTTTACAAGGAAGGCGATCAGCGAACCTGCCGCCGCCACCGGTCCAGGGTGTCGGCGATAAACCCCTTGTCGTTACACGGCGCGCTCCAGACCTCGGAAAAACGGGCCGTGTCGCTTTGCGGCCGTTCCTCGGCCGCCAGATCGCGCAGCCGGATGCGCATGGGCACAGGCACGCCCTCGCCCACGGCCACGGCTTCCTGGGTGCGCAGGGCCGGCAGGGCCGCCAGCAGGCCGGCGGCGTTTTCCGGCATGGCCCGGCGCACAAAGAGCTGGTCCTGTTCGTTGCTCATGCGCAGGGCGAAAAGCGTATTGACCTGGGACAGCACGGTTTCGGAAATCTCCGACGGCCGCTGGGTGACCAGCCCCAGGGACACGCCGTACTTGCGGCCCTCCTTGGCGATGCGCGACAGCGCCCGGCGGGTGGGGGCAAAGGCGTCCGCGCCGTCGCGGGGCACGTAGCGATGCGCCTCCTCGCACACCAGCAGCACCGGCACGCCCTGGCCGCGCCGGGTCCACAGGGCGAAGTCGAAGATGAGCCGGCACAGCACCGAGACGACCACGTCCACGATTTCGGCCGGCACGCCGGCCAGGTTGAAGATGGTCATGGGCCGGCCGCCGCCCGGCAGGCGCAGATAGCGCGACAGCAGCTCGCCCATGACGTCCTCGATGGTCAGCTGGCCGAACATGAAGGCAAACCGCCGGTCGCGGCGCAGGGCGTCGATGCGGGTGGTCAGGCGCAGATAGGGAATGGAGCTTTCGGGTTTGTCGAGCTTGCCCATGCCGACCTTGAGCAGTTCGGCCACCCGGGCCAGGCGGTAGGGAACAGGCGTGTCGATGGTCAGCCCGGCCTCGTCCGCGCTATTTCCTGTGCCGCCCCCTGCCCCGCCGCGCAGATATTCGGCCTTGGCCGTCATTACGCAGTCCTTGAGGATGTTGGCCTCGACCTCCCGGTAGGGCTGGCCGGCGCTGCAAAAGACCTGGGTCAGCTCCTCGAAGTCCAGCAGCCAATAGGGCAGCGACAGGGTGTCCGGGGTGACCAGCTCGGCCATGTCGCCAAAGGCGGCGGCGTATTCGTCGTGGGGGTCCAGGAGCACGATGTGGCCGTCGCGGTGGGCGGTCAGCACCGAGCGCAGCAGCACGGCCACGGTGCAGGACTTGCCCGAGCCGGTGGTGCCCAGGACGGCGAAATGCTTGCCGAGAAAATCGTCCACCACCACATAGGCCGGCACGTCCGGGTCCTGGTGCAGCGCGCCCACGGCCACGCTCGACTTGGTCGGCTTGGCGTAGATGCGGACCAGATCGGCGCTCTCGGCCAGACGCACCGTGGCGCCCAGGCGAGGGCTGTGGGATACGCCGCGTTGGAAGGCAAACGCCTCGGTCTCCTGCCCGGGGCTTTCGCCGAGAAGCGCCAGTTGGGCCAGATGGCGGTCATGGGCCGAGGCCGCCTCTCCCGGAGCCGGGGTGGACAGGGATTGCACCAGCCCGAAGACCATGGAGCGCGGCGAAGGGATCACGACCATGGCCCCCACGGCCACGTCGCCATAGGCTTCGGGGGCAAGCACCACCGTGGCCTGCGCCCCTTCCACGGCCGCCACATAACCGATGGCCCGTCGTTCCATACCTGTTCTCCCTTGCCCCCATTGCGGGAGGGTCCGGGAGGGGGTTACCCCCTCCCGGCCGCCGGAGGCATCCTATTTCTTCTCCGCCAAGGCCGCCTCGATGGCGGCAGCCAGATCACGGCGCAGCACGGGTTTGAGGAGCAGTTCGCGGATGCCGATGGCCCGGGCCGCTTCCGGACTCATGGTTTCGCTAAAGCCGGTGAGCATGAGTACCGGCAGGTCAGGACGTGCGGCCAGGGCGGCCTTGGCCAGTTCCGCCCCGGCCAGGCCGGGCATGTTCTGGTCGGTGATAAGCAGGTCGAACTCGCCCGGCCGCTCGCGCAAGAGCGTCAGGGCTTGCCGGGAGTCGGTCAAAGCCGTGGCCGTGTAGCCCAGGGATTCCAGGAGTTCGCGGCCGATCTCGGCCAGGGCCTGCTCGTCATCGACCAAAAGCACTCGGGCGCGGCCTCGGGCCGGATCGGCCAGGGCGGCGGCCGGCGCGTCGCCGCCGCCGGACGCGTCCGGGGCCAGGGGCAGATAGACGTCGAAAAGCGCCCCGCCGCCGGCCACGTTTTTGACCTTGATCTCGCCCTTGTACTTGCGCACCACGCCATGGGCCACGGACAGGCCCATGCCGGTGCCCTCGCCAGGCTTTTTGGTGGTGAAGAAGGGATCGAACACCCGTTCGATGATGTCGGCCGCAATGCCCGGCCCGGTGTCGCGCACCCACAGGTGCAGGCACTGACTCGGCCCGGACTCCGCCGGCAGGGGACAGGCGGCGGCGGGCAGTTCCTCCAGCCCGACTTCCAGCAAGCCGCCGGTTTCGCGCATGGCGTGGGCGGCGTTGCCGCACAGGTTCATAATGATCTGCTGGATCTGGGACGGTTCGGCCAGGACGGCGTCGCGGCCGGGCCGGATGACCTCGCGGATCTCCACGGCGATGGGCACGGTGGCCCGGATGAGCTTGAGGGTTTCCTTGACCAGGGGCCCGACGTGCAGGCGGTTGGCCTGTTCGTCGGTTTGCCGGCTAAAGGACAGGATTTGCAGCACAAGATCCCGGGCGCGGCGGCTAGCGGACAGGATATGCCCCACCCGGCGCGACAAGGGCGTGTCCGGCGCGGCCTCGCCTTCGATCATCTCGGCAAAACCCATGATGATGCCGAGGATGTTGTTGAAATCGTGGGCGATGCCGCCGGCCAGGGTGCCGATGGCTTCCATCTTCTGGCTCTGGAGCAGGCGGCGTTCGAGATTTTTGCGTTCGGTGACGTCGTGGGCCACGAAGACCGTGGCCAGGGGCGCGTCGTCGGCGTGAGTGAGCGGCGAGGCGGTGATGAGGAATTCGCCGCGAAGGCGCGGCACGCTCAGTTCCTTGGAGTGGTAGCGGCCGTCGGTCATGGCCAGGACGGCGGCGCTGATTTCCCCGGGCCGGGTTTCGTCATCGAAGACAAAGGTGCAGGGCCGGCCCACCACCTCCCGGGGGGCCAGGCCCAGGCGGTGGGCCATGGCCAGGTTGAGGCGGCGCACGGAGTGGTCGCGGTCGATGACCACCACCAGATCCTGGACCGAATCAAAGATGCCTTCCCATTCCCGCTTGGCCGATTCGATGAGCTGGGTGACGCGTTCGCGTTCGTCGATCTCCCGGGTCAGCTTGCGATTGGCGGCGGCCAGGGCGGCGGTGCGCTCGTAGACCAGGGTTTCCAGGCGGCCCTTGAGGGCCTTGAAATCCCGCTCGGCCCGCCATTTGGCGCACAGCGAAGTGGCGAATTGCAGGATTTCCTGGGGATGGAAGGGCTTTTGGATGTAGAGGAGCTTGTCGATGGGCGGCACGCGCCGGGCGATGGTCAGGGGATCGACGTCGGTGAAGGCCGTGACCACCACGATCTGCACGCCCGGATCAATGGCGCGGATCTCTTCGGCGGCGGCCAGGCCGCCGCGTCCGGGCGGCATCCGCACGTCGATGAAGGCCACGGCGTAGGGCCGGTTCTCCCGAGCAGCCACGCGGAAGGCTTCCACCGCCTCCTCGCCCTGGCGGCAAAGCGTCAGCTCGAAAGTTTGGTCGCCAATCGAGGCGTCGCCGCCGAGGCTGTCGAGGCCGCCGAGGATATCGTCGGTGGGAGCCAGGATTTCGGTGAAAAGATCGAGAATGCGCGGCTCATCGTCGGCGATAAGCACCCGCATCAATTCCTGGCGCGTCTCCCCGGCTCCCATGGTAACTCCTTCCCGTCGAGGGCGTGCGGATCAGGGCATTTCCGAACGGTCGCTCTGTTCGGCGGCCGCCGGCGTAGGAGCCGGTTTGGGGGTCGGCTTGGGCTTGAGCGCGGCCGGCGGCGCGGCGGCGGCCGGGGCGGCCTGGACCGGGTTGAAGGGTTTGGGTTCCTGGACCAGGGGCGCGGCGGCGGATTTGGCCGGGCTGGCGGCGGTGGCCGGGGCAGGCGCGGCGGGCTGGGCCGTGGCGGCCGGGGCAGGCGCTGCCGGAATCGGCGCGGGCGTGGTCGGGCCCGGGGCAACGGCTGGCGCGCCCCCCGGGGCCGCAGCCTCGGAAGCCACCGGCAGCGGCACGACCGGCGTGGCGGGAGATACAGCCGGGACAGGCGCGGCGGGCTTGGCCGGAGTTTTGGCCGCGCTCTTGGCGGCCGCCGCCGGGGGAGTGGCCGCCGGCACGGCCGGAGCCGGCGTCGCGACAGGAGCCGGCGCGGGAGCAGGCGCCGCGGCAGGAGCCGAAGCCGGACCGGCGACCGGCGAGGCCGCCGCGACCGTCGGCAGGGTCACCTCTTCCACGGCCGACAGCCGGCTCAAATTGTCGTGGGCCGGAGGATAGAACCGGGGATTGGCGGCAATGGCCTTCTCGAAATATTCATGGGCCTTAGTCCGATCACCGGCCTCCATGTAGCACACGCCCAGATTGTTGAGGGCCGCCGATTCCGTGCCCACCGACACAAAGGCCGCGTAGGCCTCGTCGTAGCGCCCAAGCTTGCACAGGGCCAGCCCCAGATTATTGGCGAACTTGGGGGATTTCTTGGCGGACGAAGCCTTGCGGAAGGCTGCGGCCGCTTCTTCGCCGCGCCCAAGCAGCATCAGCGATATGCCGCGATTGTTCTCCACGTCCGGGTCGAAGGCGGCGCCCAGGGAGGCGTCGGACACGGCCAGGGCGGCGTCGGGCCGGCCTTCGCGGTTTTCGATGGCCCCCAGCAGGGCGGCCGCCCGGGACAGGGCGGGGTCCAGGGCCAGGGCCTTTTGCAGATACGGTCCGGCCTGGGCCTTGTTGCCGCCGAGATAATAGGCAAAGCCCAGCCCTTGCAAGGCCGGGGCATACTTGGGGTTGGCGGCGAAGGCCTTTTTGTAGGCCTGGGCCGCTTCGCCATAGTCTCCGGCGCCCAGGGCCAGATCCCCCAGGCGGGTCAGCACCGTGGCCGCGTCGGCCCCGGACTTCTGGGCGGCCAGATAGAGCCGGCCGGCCTCGGCCCTGTCGCCATGGGCCAAGGCGGCGTCTCCGGCGGCGATGGCCGACGCCCCGGAACCGGAGACAACCGGCTCCTTGCCCGAAGTCCGCCCCTTGGCCCCGGAGCCGCATCCGGCCAGCCCGAAAAGCAGCAGTCCCGCCACCAGCACGACGCCCGCCACCGACCTCCAGCCGATTCGCCTGCAATGTCCGTTGTCCATGGCGCGGTCATAACAGAGCGGCCATCCCGGGTAAACACGGCAGCCCGGCTCTCGTTCCACCCAGGCTGGAATCGTCTCGGCGCGCGGACGACGCGGTTAAGCGGTTTTGGCGAGATCAGTCCACGATTGCTGGAACCATTGGTTCCAACAGCGCTCCATCCTGGTTTCAATATCCACCTCAACCAGCTGACAACAAATGACTTTCAACTTTCCACCCAATATTTGGCCGCCGTGGCATGATTCTTCCATTTTGTCAGGAAAAACCGACTGCTCGAAAACGACACCAACCCGGGATCACGGCCATGAAGAGACTACACAACGACCAACGAGGCGTTGCCGCCGTGGAGACGGCCCTGGCGATGCTCGTCCTTGTCCCCCTGCTCCTCGTGCTGGTGGAAGGAGCGCGAGCGCTGCTCGAATACAAGCAACTGCAAAACGCGGCCATGGAAGGGGCGCGGATGCTCAACCGGCAAAACGGCGACACGACCGGAGTTGAGAGCTACATCAGCAGCCTGTTTCAAGGGAGCAATTCGTCCCAGACCATCGACGGCGCTCCGCCGACCGTCTCCATCAGCCCCCGTGACGCCAACAACAACGCAACAGTGCAGGTGGACCATGCATTCACGCCACTCATCGCCCAGTCGGGCAGCCAAGGCGGCTCGGACGCTTTCAGCCTTTCTGGCCTCAACAACCTCACGCTTTCGGCCAAGGTCGTCACGGCTTTGCCGGCCGCAAATTGACCGCAGCGACGTCCGGGGCGCTTCCAGCCTGCTCGTGGCGGCGTCGCTGGTCGCGGTCATGGCCGCGGCCGGCGTGGCCGTGGACCTCGGGCGGGTTTCCGTGGAGCAAAGCCGGCTGCAAAACGCCGTGGACTCCGCCGCCCTGGCCGGCAGCCTGCAACTGCCCGACGACCCGGACGTGTCCACCGGGGCGGTGACGGCCGCGGCCACGCAAAACCTGCTGGCCAACGACGCCGACGCCACCGGCATCCTGGTGGAGTCCGGCGGCGCCACCCGCAGCGTGTGCGTTTCGGCCGAAGCCAAGGTGGAAATGACCCTGTCCCAGGTCATCGGCATCGGCGACCAGACGGTCACGGCCGAGGCCTGCGCCGGCTACAACGACATTGAGCTGGTCATGGTCCTCGACGCCACCGGCTCCATGAAGGGCACGCCCATCGCCAACGTCAAGGAAGCGGCCACCAATCTGGTCAACCTCATCATGCCGTCCTCGTCTTCGACCTCCACCCGCTCCAAGATCGGGCTGGTGCCGTTCCAAGGCAA is from Solidesulfovibrio magneticus RS-1 and encodes:
- a CDS encoding VOC family protein, with amino-acid sequence MAIRYVHTNCIARDWRALAAFYVRLFDCKPVPPERDLSGDWLDAATGVKDSHITGVHLRLPGHGDTGPTLEIFAYDAVTDRPDVAANTPGFAHIAFLVDDVAAMAEEVLAAGGSAVGELASRDVPGVGRLEFRYMRDPEGNMVELLCWK
- a CDS encoding peroxiredoxin — translated: MSDAPWPAEGSPAPDFSLPDAEGRVHSLADYTGRWLVLYFYPKDSTSGCTTEAVEFSGLLPRFLALGADVVGVSRDKPASHRKFIDKHELTVTLLSDPETTTLAAYGAWREKKVCGKACIGTVRSTFLIDPKGVVRKSWGQVAKAAGHAETVLAALAELAGS
- a CDS encoding lytic transglycosylase domain-containing protein, with the translated sequence MRPARPFFFGAALALALGALWGGMALAAAAPRIVTAPMAASTEIHGIGLPDPVAAGRRDAALRQAGHKFSDKKTVGCKYPEVIADAKLLGWVNSYSKKHGLDPRLVYALIEQESRFNACAVSPKGAQGLMQIMPDTQKLLGLTEPFNPERNIAAGTQYLRAMLDKFQTEVMALAAYNAGPGAVAKHGGVPPYDETKDYVLKVVDRYFMLRLRYPDEGIGVIHQKLVAGDAGPAKTEKP
- a CDS encoding ATP-binding protein; the encoded protein is MERRAIGYVAAVEGAQATVVLAPEAYGDVAVGAMVVIPSPRSMVFGLVQSLSTPAPGEAASAHDRHLAQLALLGESPGQETEAFAFQRGVSHSPRLGATVRLAESADLVRIYAKPTKSSVAVGALHQDPDVPAYVVVDDFLGKHFAVLGTTGSGKSCTVAVLLRSVLTAHRDGHIVLLDPHDEYAAAFGDMAELVTPDTLSLPYWLLDFEELTQVFCSAGQPYREVEANILKDCVMTAKAEYLRGGAGGGTGNSADEAGLTIDTPVPYRLARVAELLKVGMGKLDKPESSIPYLRLTTRIDALRRDRRFAFMFGQLTIEDVMGELLSRYLRLPGGGRPMTIFNLAGVPAEIVDVVVSVLCRLIFDFALWTRRGQGVPVLLVCEEAHRYVPRDGADAFAPTRRALSRIAKEGRKYGVSLGLVTQRPSEISETVLSQVNTLFALRMSNEQDQLFVRRAMPENAAGLLAALPALRTQEAVAVGEGVPVPMRIRLRDLAAEERPQSDTARFSEVWSAPCNDKGFIADTLDRWRRQVR
- a CDS encoding ATP-binding response regulator is translated as MGAGETRQELMRVLIADDEPRILDLFTEILAPTDDILGGLDSLGGDASIGDQTFELTLCRQGEEAVEAFRVAARENRPYAVAFIDVRMPPGRGGLAAAEEIRAIDPGVQIVVVTAFTDVDPLTIARRVPPIDKLLYIQKPFHPQEILQFATSLCAKWRAERDFKALKGRLETLVYERTAALAAANRKLTREIDERERVTQLIESAKREWEGIFDSVQDLVVVIDRDHSVRRLNLAMAHRLGLAPREVVGRPCTFVFDDETRPGEISAAVLAMTDGRYHSKELSVPRLRGEFLITASPLTHADDAPLATVFVAHDVTERKNLERRLLQSQKMEAIGTLAGGIAHDFNNILGIIMGFAEMIEGEAAPDTPLSRRVGHILSASRRARDLVLQILSFSRQTDEQANRLHVGPLVKETLKLIRATVPIAVEIREVIRPGRDAVLAEPSQIQQIIMNLCGNAAHAMRETGGLLEVGLEELPAAACPLPAESGPSQCLHLWVRDTGPGIAADIIERVFDPFFTTKKPGEGTGMGLSVAHGVVRKYKGEIKVKNVAGGGALFDVYLPLAPDASGGGDAPAAALADPARGRARVLLVDDEQALAEIGRELLESLGYTATALTDSRQALTLLRERPGEFDLLITDQNMPGLAGAELAKAALAARPDLPVLMLTGFSETMSPEAARAIGIRELLLKPVLRRDLAAAIEAALAEKK
- a CDS encoding tetratricopeptide repeat protein; the encoded protein is MAGVVLVAGLLLFGLAGCGSGAKGRTSGKEPVVSGSGASAIAAGDAALAHGDRAEAGRLYLAAQKSGADAATVLTRLGDLALGAGDYGEAAQAYKKAFAANPKYAPALQGLGFAYYLGGNKAQAGPYLQKALALDPALSRAAALLGAIENREGRPDAALAVSDASLGAAFDPDVENNRGISLMLLGRGEEAAAAFRKASSAKKSPKFANNLGLALCKLGRYDEAYAAFVSVGTESAALNNLGVCYMEAGDRTKAHEYFEKAIAANPRFYPPAHDNLSRLSAVEEVTLPTVAAASPVAGPASAPAAAPAPAPAPVATPAPAVPAATPPAAAAKSAAKTPAKPAAPVPAVSPATPVVPLPVASEAAAPGGAPAVAPGPTTPAPIPAAPAPAATAQPAAPAPATAASPAKSAAAPLVQEPKPFNPVQAAPAAAAPPAALKPKPTPKPAPTPAAAEQSDRSEMP
- a CDS encoding TadE/TadG family type IV pilus assembly protein; its protein translation is MKRLHNDQRGVAAVETALAMLVLVPLLLVLVEGARALLEYKQLQNAAMEGARMLNRQNGDTTGVESYISSLFQGSNSSQTIDGAPPTVSISPRDANNNATVQVDHAFTPLIAQSGSQGGSDAFSLSGLNNLTLSAKVVTALPAAN